A genomic region of Candidatus Dormiibacterota bacterium contains the following coding sequences:
- the aceA gene encoding isocitrate lyase translates to MAARWDGIVRTYSPEDVMRLRGSVRIEHTLAQMGARRLWQLLHTEDYVAALGAVTGNQAVQQVRAGLDAIYCSGWQVAADANTHGSTYPDQSLYPVDSVPRLVRRINQALQRADQIEHAEGRAGRYWYAPIIADAEAGFGGPLNAFELMKGMIEAGAAGVHFEDQLSSEKKCGHLGGKVLVPTNQFIRTLVAARLAADVAGVPTLLVARTDANSAKLLTSDIDPYDRPFLTGDRTSEGFFRITGGLDCAIARGLAYAPYADLLWCETSKPDLPEARRFAESIHARFPGKLLAYNCSPSFNWRKHLDERDIARFQRELGAIGYRFQFVTLAGFHSLNHGMFELAREYRNRGMSAYSDLQQAEFAAEAQGYSATRHQREVGTAYFDDVAQVISGGLGSTLALKESTEAQQF, encoded by the coding sequence ATGGCGGCCCGCTGGGATGGGATCGTGCGGACCTATTCTCCCGAGGACGTGATGCGGCTGCGCGGCTCGGTGCGCATCGAGCACACGCTGGCGCAGATGGGGGCGCGGCGCCTGTGGCAGCTCCTGCACACGGAGGACTACGTGGCGGCCCTGGGAGCGGTCACAGGCAACCAGGCCGTCCAGCAGGTCCGCGCCGGTCTCGACGCGATCTATTGCAGCGGGTGGCAGGTGGCCGCCGATGCGAACACGCACGGAAGCACCTACCCGGACCAGAGTCTCTACCCCGTGGACAGCGTTCCCAGGCTCGTCCGCAGGATCAACCAGGCGCTGCAGCGGGCCGATCAGATCGAGCACGCCGAGGGGCGCGCGGGGCGCTACTGGTACGCCCCGATCATCGCCGACGCCGAGGCCGGCTTCGGCGGCCCCCTCAACGCTTTCGAGCTGATGAAGGGGATGATCGAGGCGGGGGCCGCCGGAGTCCACTTCGAGGACCAGCTCTCCTCGGAGAAGAAGTGCGGCCACCTGGGCGGCAAGGTCCTGGTGCCGACGAATCAGTTCATCCGCACGCTGGTCGCCGCCCGTCTCGCGGCCGACGTCGCCGGCGTCCCGACGCTTCTGGTGGCGCGCACCGACGCCAACAGCGCGAAGCTCCTCACATCGGACATCGACCCGTACGACCGCCCGTTCCTCACCGGCGACCGGACGTCCGAGGGGTTCTTCCGCATCACCGGCGGACTCGATTGCGCCATCGCCCGCGGGCTGGCCTATGCCCCGTACGCCGACCTTCTCTGGTGCGAGACCTCGAAGCCCGACCTCCCCGAGGCCCGCCGGTTCGCCGAGTCGATCCACGCCCGTTTTCCGGGCAAGCTCCTGGCCTACAACTGCTCCCCTTCGTTCAACTGGAGAAAGCACCTCGACGAACGCGATATCGCCCGCTTCCAGCGCGAGCTGGGCGCCATCGGGTACAGGTTCCAGTTCGTCACGCTCGCCGGATTCCACTCGCTCAATCACGGGATGTTCGAGCTGGCCCGCGAGTACAGGAACCGCGGGATGAGCGCCTATTCGGACCTGCAGCAGGCGGAGTTCGCCGCCGAGGCGCAAGGGTATTCGGCCACCCGGCACCAGCGCGAGGTCGGCACGGCCTACTTCGACGACGTCGCCCAGGTGATTTCCGGCGGCCTGGGCTCGACCCTGGCGCTGAAGGAATCGACGGAAGCGCAGCAGTTCTGA
- a CDS encoding DMT family transporter: protein MSSSGVRVLGLYLVSVLIWGSTWLAITFQFGTVPPAVSVAYRFALAGLILLAWALLMGLRLRFSRSDHLWMALQGLLLFGVNYMCVYLAETEITSGLVAVAFSLLVILNIVFTRFFFGTPLKPSALIGAGLGIGGIVLVFLPEIVRGTGGRNPTLGILFALGGALSASLGNIVASRNHGRGLPVVQMNTFGMLYGALFVAVFALVTRQPFVFDWSPRYLLSLAYLAVFGSILAFGAFISLLGRIGADRAGYVTVAIPIVALLLSASFEGLRWQASLVLGILLCLAGNVAVLYGKGTPRG from the coding sequence GTGTCATCCTCCGGCGTGCGCGTTCTGGGCCTCTATCTGGTTTCGGTCCTCATCTGGGGGTCCACCTGGCTGGCGATCACCTTCCAGTTCGGGACTGTTCCTCCGGCCGTGTCGGTGGCGTACCGATTCGCCCTGGCGGGTCTGATCCTCCTCGCGTGGGCCCTGTTGATGGGACTCCGCCTCCGATTCTCGCGGAGTGACCATCTCTGGATGGCGTTGCAAGGCCTCCTGCTCTTCGGAGTCAACTACATGTGCGTCTACCTCGCCGAGACCGAGATTACCTCGGGACTCGTGGCGGTGGCCTTCTCCCTCCTGGTCATACTGAACATCGTCTTCACGCGGTTCTTCTTCGGCACGCCTCTGAAGCCCTCCGCCCTGATCGGCGCCGGTCTGGGGATCGGCGGAATCGTGCTGGTGTTCCTGCCTGAGATAGTCCGCGGCACCGGCGGGAGGAATCCGACGCTCGGCATCCTCTTCGCTCTGGGAGGAGCGCTGAGCGCCTCGCTGGGGAACATCGTGGCGTCCCGCAATCACGGTCGCGGTCTGCCGGTGGTCCAGATGAACACCTTCGGGATGCTGTATGGCGCCCTGTTCGTGGCGGTCTTTGCGCTCGTGACCCGCCAGCCGTTCGTGTTCGACTGGTCGCCGCGCTACCTGCTCTCCCTCGCGTACCTCGCCGTGTTCGGCTCCATCCTGGCGTTCGGAGCCTTCATCTCGCTTCTCGGGCGCATCGGAGCGGATCGTGCAGGTTACGTGACGGTGGCGATTCCGATCGTGGCCCTGCTGCTCTCCGCCTCGTTCGAGGGGCTGCGCTGGCAGGCCTCCCTGGTCCTCGGGATTCTGCTCTGCCTGGCGGGAAACGTCGCGGTCCTCTATGGAAAAGGGACCCCGCGAGGCTAG